GTAACAGAACATACGAAGAAAGCGATGGATGAAGTGTTAAAAGAAATTCAAGATGGCACATTTGCAAGAGGGTGGATTGCAGAGCATAAAGCAGGAAAACCGCATTTCCATGCAACGAATGCTAAGGAAAATGAACATCAAATTGAAGTTGTTGGGCGTAAATTACGTGAAATGATGCCGTTTGTACAACCGAAAGTAAAGGCGGGGGTTAAATAATATGAAACAGATTTTGTTCATGGATACGACGCTTCGTGATGGCGAACAATCACCCGGAGTCAATTTAAATGAACAAGAAAAGTTACAGATTGCCAGGCAGTTAGAAAAACTCGGGATTAATGTGATGGAAGCAGGATTTGCAGCAGCTTCTGAAGGTGATTTTTGCTCAGTAAAACGAATTGCGGAAACGATTCGAAATGCTTCCGTTATGAGTCTAGCAAGGGCGAAGGAAAGTGATATTCAGAGAGCGTATGAAGCATTGAAAGGTGCAGCATCTCCGCGGTTACACGTCTTTTTGGCAACGAGTGATATTCATATGAAATATAAGCTTTGTATGTCAAAGGAGGATGTATTAGATAGTATTCATCGCTCTGTAACTTTAGGGAAATCCTTATTTCCTACAGTGCAATTTTCGGCAGAAGATGCAACGAGAACGGCTCGCCCTTTTTTAGCAGAAGCTGTGGAAGTTGCGATTCGAGCTGGAGCGGATGTTGTTAATATTCCGGATACAGTAGGTTATACAAATCCAGAAGAATATTATTCTCTTTTTAAATATTTACAAGAATATGTTCCTTCTTATGAAAAAACTATTTTCTCTTGTCATTGTCATGATGATCTTGGTATGGCAGTAGCAAATTCATTGGCAGCCATTGAAGGTGGGGCACTGCAAATAGAAGGGACGATGAATGGGATTGGAGAGCGTGCAGGTAATGCTGCTTTAGAAGAAGTAGCAGTTGCTTTGCACATTAGAAAAGACTATTATGAAGCCGAGTCTTCTATAACACTAAAAGAGATTAAAGCAACAAGTACATTAGTAAGCCGGTTAACGGGTATGGTAGTTCCAAAAAATAAGGCGATTGTTGGAGCGAATGCATTTGCGCATGAATCAGGTATTCATCAAGATGGTGTATTAAAAGAAGTAACGACATATGAAATTATTGAGCCAGAACTAATTGGAGAAGCACAAAATTTATTTGTACTTGGAAAACATTCTGGTCGCCACGCTTTTACTGAAAAAATGAAAGAACTCGGTTATGAGTTTACGGAAGAAGAGCGAGATATAGCATTTAGTGCATTTAAGAGATTAGCAGATCGTAAAAAAGAGGTTACAGAAGAAGATTTACGTGCATTAGTACTAGGAGAAACAGCATTTTCAACACAGCAGTATAACATTAAACAATTACAAGTGCATTTTGTATCCAACAGTACACAATGTGCAACAGTTGCACTGGAGGATGAGGCAGGTAATGTGTACGAAGATGCAGCAACAGGAGCAGGTAGTATTGAAGCGATTTATAATGCAATTCAAAGAATTCTAGGACTTGAGTGTGAGTTAGCCGATTATCGTATTCAATCCATTACACAGGGACAGGATGCACTTGCTCATGTTCATGTTGAATTGAAAGAAGGAACACATCAAGTTGCAGGTTTTGGTGTTGCGCAAGACGTGTTAGAAGCATCAGCTAGAGCTTATGTACATGCAGCGGGAAAACTAAAGGCTTTGTTATTCCTTGCAAAGTAATGTTTTGATAAGTGGGGGGGGATACCCCTACTTACCGAAAGATAATTCTGAATAATCAGTAAAATTATAAAAAAGGGGTGCTGATCATTGGAAAAACGTATTGTTTGTTTAGCGGGTGATGGTGTTGGACCAGAAATTATGGAGAGTGCCAAGGAAGTTTTACACATGGTAGAAAGGTTATATGGTCACCGTTTTTATTTACAAGATGAACAATTTGGAGGCGCTGCGATTGATTCGTTTGGGCAACCATTGCCGTCAAGAACATTAGCAGCATGTTTAGCGAGTGACGCTGTATTACTAGGTGCGGTTGGTGGACCTCGCTGGGATGAAGCGAAAGAAAGACCGGAAAAAGGATTGCTGGCGCTTCGAAAAGGGCTTGGTGTATTTGCTAATGTTCGTCCTGTCACTGTAGATGCAGCAACTGCTCATTTATCCCCATTGAAGGCGGCTGATGAGGTGGATTTTGTTGTCGTTCGTGAGTTAACAGGAGGGATTTATTTCTCCTTTCCAAAAGAAAAAACAGAAGAGGTAGCAACAGATACACTTACTTATCATCGTCATGAAATTGAGCGCATTGTTTCTTACGCTTTTCAATTGGCAAGTAAACGTCGTAAAAAAGTTACTTCCATTGATAAAGCAAATGTTTTAGAGTCGAGTAAACTTTGGAGGGAAGTAACAGAAGAAGTAGCACTTCGCTATCCGAATATTGAACTTGAACATATTTTAGTAGACGCAGCTGCTATGGAGTTGATTCGTAATCCGGGCCGGTTTGATGTCATAGTAACTGAGAATTTATTTGGGGATATTTTAAGTGATGAAGCCTCTGTATTAGCAGGGTCTTTAGGGATGCTTCCATCGGCGAGTCATGCAGAGAATGGACCTTCGCTATATGAACCAATTCACGGATCAGCACCAGATATTGCAGGGAAAAATAAAGTGAATCCAATTGCAATGATGCGTTCAGTTGCAATGATGCTTGGGCAATCTTTTGATTTAAGAAGAGAAGGAGAAGCGATTGAAGAAGCAATTTCTGCTGTTCTCCGATTGGGGAAATGTACAGCTGATATAGGTGGAAATGAAACAACATCGTCTTTTACAAAATATGTACTACAAGAAATGGAAGAACAAGCGCTAGTAGGGAGAGGGAGATAATGGCAAAAAGGTTACTAGATAAACTGTGGGAGAGACACGTTGTTACAACAAATGAAAATGGGTTAGATTTATTATATATTGACCTTCATCTCGTGCATGAAGTAACATCACCGCAAGCCTTTGAGGGCTTGCGGCTTGCAAATCGGAATGTTCGGAGACCAGATTTAACATTTGCAACGATGGATCATAATATTCCAACAAAAGATGTTTGGAACATTACAGATCGTATTGCTAAGCAACAATTAGATACGCTTCGTGAAAATTGTAAGCAATTTAATATTCCGTTGGCGGATATTGATGATGAAAATCAAGGGATTGTTCATGTTATTGGTCCAGAGCTAGGACTTACACAACCGGGAAAGACCATTGTATGTGGCGATAGTCATACGGCAACACATGGAGCCTTTGGAGCGTTGGCGTTTGGGATCGGTACAAGTGAAGTCGAGCATGTATTAGCAACTCAAACATTGTGGCAGAGCAAGCCGAAAGCGCTGGGGATTGAATTAAAAGGGAAATTACCTAAAGGAGTATATGCAAAAGATATAATTTTACACCTTCTAGCTACATATGGGGTAGCAGTTGGAACTGGATATGTGATGGAGTTTTACGGAGAAGCAATTACAAATATGGAAATGGAAGAGCGTATGACACTTTGTAATATGGCGATTGAAGGTGGAGCAAAAGCAGGGATTATTGCGCCGGATGAGAAAACATTTGCTTATGTAAAAGGGCGTGAGTATGCGCCGGAAGAGTTTGACTTGGCAGTGGCGAATTGGAGGGAATTCTATACTGAGCCAGATGCAATATATGATACTTATATTTTGGTAGATGTTGCTGAACTAGCGCCATATGTAACATGGGGAACAAACCCGAGTATGGGTATGCGTATTGATGAACAGTTACCAGAAACACGTGATAAAAATGATGAACGAGCTTTTGCATATATGGGGCTTCAGTCAGGACAAAGTGCATTTGAAATTCCAGTTCAGCATGTATTTATTGGTTCCTGTACAAATTCCCGTTTATCAGATTTAGAAATTGCCGCAGCTGTTGTAAAAGGAAAGAAGGTAAAAGAAGGAGTGCGAGCACTTGTTGTACCAGGATCCAAACGAGTACGAAAAGCAGCGATGGAAAAAGGACTGCATCGTATATTTGAAGAAGC
This sequence is a window from Bacillus pseudomycoides DSM 12442. Protein-coding genes within it:
- the leuB gene encoding 3-isopropylmalate dehydrogenase gives rise to the protein MEKRIVCLAGDGVGPEIMESAKEVLHMVERLYGHRFYLQDEQFGGAAIDSFGQPLPSRTLAACLASDAVLLGAVGGPRWDEAKERPEKGLLALRKGLGVFANVRPVTVDAATAHLSPLKAADEVDFVVVRELTGGIYFSFPKEKTEEVATDTLTYHRHEIERIVSYAFQLASKRRKKVTSIDKANVLESSKLWREVTEEVALRYPNIELEHILVDAAAMELIRNPGRFDVIVTENLFGDILSDEASVLAGSLGMLPSASHAENGPSLYEPIHGSAPDIAGKNKVNPIAMMRSVAMMLGQSFDLRREGEAIEEAISAVLRLGKCTADIGGNETTSSFTKYVLQEMEEQALVGRGR
- the leuC gene encoding 3-isopropylmalate dehydratase large subunit; the protein is MAKRLLDKLWERHVVTTNENGLDLLYIDLHLVHEVTSPQAFEGLRLANRNVRRPDLTFATMDHNIPTKDVWNITDRIAKQQLDTLRENCKQFNIPLADIDDENQGIVHVIGPELGLTQPGKTIVCGDSHTATHGAFGALAFGIGTSEVEHVLATQTLWQSKPKALGIELKGKLPKGVYAKDIILHLLATYGVAVGTGYVMEFYGEAITNMEMEERMTLCNMAIEGGAKAGIIAPDEKTFAYVKGREYAPEEFDLAVANWREFYTEPDAIYDTYILVDVAELAPYVTWGTNPSMGMRIDEQLPETRDKNDERAFAYMGLQSGQSAFEIPVQHVFIGSCTNSRLSDLEIAAAVVKGKKVKEGVRALVVPGSKRVRKAAMEKGLHRIFEEAGFEWREPGCSMCLGMNPDQVPEGEHCASTSNRNFEGRQGKGARTHLVSPAMAAAAALYGHFVDVRKESYDGAISYS
- a CDS encoding 2-isopropylmalate synthase, producing the protein MKQILFMDTTLRDGEQSPGVNLNEQEKLQIARQLEKLGINVMEAGFAAASEGDFCSVKRIAETIRNASVMSLARAKESDIQRAYEALKGAASPRLHVFLATSDIHMKYKLCMSKEDVLDSIHRSVTLGKSLFPTVQFSAEDATRTARPFLAEAVEVAIRAGADVVNIPDTVGYTNPEEYYSLFKYLQEYVPSYEKTIFSCHCHDDLGMAVANSLAAIEGGALQIEGTMNGIGERAGNAALEEVAVALHIRKDYYEAESSITLKEIKATSTLVSRLTGMVVPKNKAIVGANAFAHESGIHQDGVLKEVTTYEIIEPELIGEAQNLFVLGKHSGRHAFTEKMKELGYEFTEEERDIAFSAFKRLADRKKEVTEEDLRALVLGETAFSTQQYNIKQLQVHFVSNSTQCATVALEDEAGNVYEDAATGAGSIEAIYNAIQRILGLECELADYRIQSITQGQDALAHVHVELKEGTHQVAGFGVAQDVLEASARAYVHAAGKLKALLFLAK